One Sinorhizobium sp. BG8 DNA window includes the following coding sequences:
- a CDS encoding acetyl-CoA carboxylase biotin carboxyl carrier protein subunit translates to MDLEKIKTLIDFVGRSNVTELSVTEKDTTVRIFRVRDHQSAAQATVSQAATQTSPAPATSGATSETVAAPVFGILHRTPAPGEPPFVKVGDTVEEGQTLFIIEAMKVFNRITAPRAGRIIQLTDVDGAEVETGDMLAEIAG, encoded by the coding sequence ATGGACCTGGAGAAGATAAAGACTTTGATTGACTTCGTGGGGCGGTCGAACGTCACCGAGCTGTCCGTCACGGAAAAAGATACGACGGTTCGCATCTTCCGCGTACGTGATCATCAAAGTGCCGCGCAAGCCACTGTTTCGCAGGCGGCAACACAGACGTCTCCAGCGCCTGCCACGAGTGGCGCAACCTCCGAGACAGTAGCCGCTCCGGTCTTCGGTATCCTGCATCGCACTCCCGCTCCTGGTGAGCCGCCGTTTGTCAAGGTCGGCGACACTGTGGAGGAGGGGCAGACCCTCTTCATTATCGAAGCCATGAAGGTGTTCAATCGGATCACGGCACCGCGTGCGGGTCGCATCATCCAGCTGACCGATGTCGATGGTGCGGAAGTCGAAACGGGTGACATGCTTGCGGAGATTGCCGGATGA
- a CDS encoding acetyl-CoA carboxylase biotin carboxylase subunit: MSEPFDLDLDQANRRFDTVLIANRGEIAARIQKACHALGLKTVMICSEADRSARYGEAAEHFLCIGPSPAAKSYLNQDAILLAARLTGAGAIHPGYGFLSEKSSFAEAIDQAGLVFIGPPASAIATMGDKIAAKRAMISAGVPCVPGPDTALPDDRELVDRTAREIGYPVIIKAAGGGGGRGMRVVAGPEQLHEAIALTREEARQAFGSAELYMEKFLQHPRHIEIQVVCDSHGNAVWLGHRDCSMQRRHQKVVEEAPAPGIAADTIGPVGQACVEACRQIGYRGVGTFEFLYEDGRFYFIEMNTRLQVEHPVTEMTSGLDIVREQIAIAQGAPLALSQAEVECTGHSIECRINAEDPNSFLPSAGTIDELSFPEGPGVRVDTHIHAGYRVSPYYDSLIAKLIVHAESRPAAIARMRDALAATRIGGISTNLPFLRALLDDEEFGRGETDIHYLEHWLKQRRPA, from the coding sequence ATGAGCGAGCCCTTCGACCTCGACCTCGACCAAGCCAATAGGCGCTTCGATACTGTGCTCATTGCCAATCGGGGCGAGATAGCAGCCAGAATTCAGAAGGCCTGTCATGCGCTTGGCCTTAAGACAGTGATGATCTGCTCCGAGGCGGACAGGTCGGCGAGATACGGTGAAGCGGCCGAACACTTCCTATGTATCGGACCTTCGCCAGCCGCCAAGAGCTACCTGAACCAGGACGCGATCCTGCTGGCCGCGCGTCTGACCGGTGCCGGCGCAATCCATCCCGGTTACGGCTTCCTGTCGGAAAAGTCGTCATTTGCAGAGGCGATTGACCAGGCCGGCCTCGTCTTCATCGGTCCGCCGGCCTCCGCCATCGCTACGATGGGCGATAAGATCGCCGCCAAGCGCGCCATGATTTCGGCCGGCGTCCCTTGTGTTCCGGGTCCGGACACGGCGCTCCCCGATGACCGCGAACTGGTCGATCGCACTGCGCGCGAGATCGGATATCCCGTGATTATCAAAGCTGCGGGCGGCGGCGGCGGGCGTGGTATGCGCGTCGTAGCCGGGCCAGAACAGCTTCATGAAGCGATCGCGCTGACACGTGAGGAAGCTCGTCAGGCGTTCGGCTCCGCCGAACTCTACATGGAAAAGTTCCTGCAGCATCCACGTCACATCGAGATACAGGTCGTCTGCGACAGCCATGGCAATGCCGTGTGGCTTGGCCATCGAGATTGCTCGATGCAGCGCCGACATCAGAAAGTCGTTGAAGAAGCGCCTGCCCCGGGGATTGCAGCCGACACGATCGGCCCTGTCGGACAAGCCTGCGTCGAAGCCTGCCGGCAGATCGGCTATCGCGGGGTCGGGACCTTCGAATTTCTCTACGAAGACGGGCGGTTCTATTTCATCGAGATGAACACCCGGTTGCAGGTCGAGCATCCGGTCACCGAGATGACGAGCGGTCTTGATATCGTCAGGGAGCAGATCGCCATCGCCCAGGGCGCTCCGTTGGCTCTCAGCCAGGCCGAGGTCGAATGCACTGGCCACTCGATCGAGTGCCGTATCAATGCCGAAGATCCTAACAGCTTCCTGCCATCGGCCGGCACGATCGATGAACTGAGCTTCCCCGAAGGCCCCGGCGTTCGTGTCGATACGCATATCCATGCAGGATATCGGGTCTCGCCCTATTACGATTCGCTCATTGCCAAGCTTATCGTTCACGCTGAGAGCCGGCCGGCTGCGATCGCCAGGATGCGCGATGCTTTGGCGGCGACGCGGATCGGCGGAATCTCGACAAACCTGCCTTTCCTGCGTGCTCTTCTTGATGATGAGGAGTTCGGCCGCGGCGAGACCGACATCCACTATCTCGAACACTGGCTCAAGCAGAGGAGACCGGCATGA